A stretch of Alligator mississippiensis isolate rAllMis1 chromosome 14, rAllMis1, whole genome shotgun sequence DNA encodes these proteins:
- the NUCKS1 gene encoding nuclear ubiquitous casein and cyclin-dependent kinase substrate 1 isoform X2 — protein MSRPVRNRKVVDYSQFQESDDADEDYGRDSAPPAKKIRSSPREAKNKRRPGKNSQEDSEDSEEKDVKTKKDESHSAEDSEDEKEDHKNVRQQRQAASKAASKQREMLMDDVGSEEEEQEDEEAQFQEKDSGSDEDFLVEDDDDSDYGSSKKKNKKVAKKSKPERKEKKMPKPRLKATVTPSPVKGKGKAGRPPGSKASKEKTPSPKDEDEEPESPPEKKKSASPPPEKSGDEESEDEAGSGED, from the exons ATGAAGATTATGGAAGAGATTCAGCTCCTCCAGCTAAGAAAATCCGCTCATCTCCTCGGGAGGCTAAAAATAAGAGGCGGCCTGGAAAGAATTCTCAAGAGGACAG TGAGGATTCAGAGGAGAAAGATGTGAAGACCAAGAAAGATGAGTCTCATTCAGCAG AGGACAGTGAGGATGAGAAAGAAGACCACAAAAATGTGCGCCAGCAGCGGCAGGCAGCATCTAAAGCAGCTTCCAAGCAACGGGAGATGCTCATGGATGATGTaggcagtgaggaagaggagcaggaagaTGAAGAGGCACAATTCCAAGAGA AAGATTCTGGCAGTGATGAAGACTTTCTTGTGGAAGATGATGATGATAGCGACTATGGCAGTTcaaaaaagaagaataaaaaggtGGCCAAGAAATCCAAgccagagaggaaagaaaagaaaatgcccaAGCCTAGGCTAAAGGCTACAG TGACACCCAGTCCAGTGAAAGGCAAAGGGAAGGCAGGCCGGCCTCCGGGTTCAAAGGCATCAAAAGAGAAGACTCCTTCCCCCAAAGATGAGGATGAGGAGCCTGAAAGtcccccagaaaagaaaaagTCAGCCAGCCCTCCACCAGAGAAGTCGGGGGATGAAGAGTCTGAAGATGAAGCAGGCTCTGGTGAAGATTAA
- the NUCKS1 gene encoding nuclear ubiquitous casein and cyclin-dependent kinase substrate 1 isoform X1, which translates to MSRPVRNRKVVDYSQFQESDDADEDYGRDSAPPAKKIRSSPREAKNKRRPGKNSQEDSEDSEEKDVKTKKDESHSADEDFGSEDDDLEADDGKADSDYESSQKNKKGKKAKPEKNKRASKSRKRPAEDSEDEKEDHKNVRQQRQAASKAASKQREMLMDDVGSEEEEQEDEEAQFQEKDSGSDEDFLVEDDDDSDYGSSKKKNKKVAKKSKPERKEKKMPKPRLKATVTPSPVKGKGKAGRPPGSKASKEKTPSPKDEDEEPESPPEKKKSASPPPEKSGDEESEDEAGSGED; encoded by the exons ATGAAGATTATGGAAGAGATTCAGCTCCTCCAGCTAAGAAAATCCGCTCATCTCCTCGGGAGGCTAAAAATAAGAGGCGGCCTGGAAAGAATTCTCAAGAGGACAG TGAGGATTCAGAGGAGAAAGATGTGAAGACCAAGAAAGATGAGTCTCATTCAGCAG ATGAAGATTTTGGCAGTGAGGACGATGACTTAGAAGCAGATGATGGCAAAGCTGACAGTGACTATGAGAGCtctcagaaaaacaaaaaaggaaaaaaggccaAACCCGAAAAGAACAAGAGAGCCTCCAAATCCAGGAAAAGGCCTGCAG AGGACAGTGAGGATGAGAAAGAAGACCACAAAAATGTGCGCCAGCAGCGGCAGGCAGCATCTAAAGCAGCTTCCAAGCAACGGGAGATGCTCATGGATGATGTaggcagtgaggaagaggagcaggaagaTGAAGAGGCACAATTCCAAGAGA AAGATTCTGGCAGTGATGAAGACTTTCTTGTGGAAGATGATGATGATAGCGACTATGGCAGTTcaaaaaagaagaataaaaaggtGGCCAAGAAATCCAAgccagagaggaaagaaaagaaaatgcccaAGCCTAGGCTAAAGGCTACAG TGACACCCAGTCCAGTGAAAGGCAAAGGGAAGGCAGGCCGGCCTCCGGGTTCAAAGGCATCAAAAGAGAAGACTCCTTCCCCCAAAGATGAGGATGAGGAGCCTGAAAGtcccccagaaaagaaaaagTCAGCCAGCCCTCCACCAGAGAAGTCGGGGGATGAAGAGTCTGAAGATGAAGCAGGCTCTGGTGAAGATTAA